TACTCACGTTGTTTCCTATAACACGATCACAGAGTGAAAcgcaaatacatgtatattatggtTAGCTAGCAAAAAATACGCGTTCCCTAAACCACAGATCAGAGCCACTGACTACAAATTAATCAGAGAGAGCATTGGGAAGACAGGACGCAGTATGAGAAATACTTGAGTTTGTGGTTTGGGGATTCGGTAAAAATGCAGACATAGATTCCCAGATATCAATGTAATCTATCATGAAACGAAATATTATGAGAGGCCTTTAAAATGCATCCATCTGGCATGGAACCCCTTAAGAAAAGGGTTTGCTGATGTAGGCCAGAATGGATACCGAAAATTGTACGGGACTCCCCTCTTCACCCATTGCTGGTGATCGGGACATTTGGGGTTTTTCTCCCGGGAGTGAAGTCGGTAGGTGCGGTGGCCGGTCGGAATCATCCTCACTATCCTGATTGTCCTCATTGCGTTGGGAAATTCACTCGTCATCTTTGCCGTTCTCTTAAAGAAGCATCTTCGCATTTTTGAGAATTTCTTCTTTGCTTCCTTGGCTGTTGCCGACCTATCCATCGCTCTCTTCGTCCTCCCGTTGTCCCTGATCGTGGAGATGTCTGATGGAAAATGGCACTTTGGTCGAATGGCGTGCGATTTCTTCATCTTCGTTGATGTGTCATGCTGCACTGCTTCAATTCTCCATCTTTGCGCTATTGGACTGAACCGCTACTTCTCCATCGCGTCTCCTTTGAAGAACAACACCAAGCAGAACAACTTGCGGGTTTTGTTAATGATTTTATCGGTATGGTTGCTGTCCTTCATTTTTGCTTCACCGCCACCTTTCGGCTGGCCTGAACGGACTGACATCATATCTGATGATCAGTGTAAATATGATGAAGACAAGTGATTTAATGTATTCTGTACATATTATTAAACTATTTCTTGTGTTTATTGAATTTACCTTGTATATTTGAATTATGATtgaatgtattcttgaattgaattgaatattggtttttgttttattttcgaCTGTCTGAACAATGTCAAAAAAAGTCGAAACTATGAATTCAAACATTTATGAATGTTCTCCGTCATCCGATAATATAATACTGGTAGTGAATATAATCAAGTCAACTGGAATTACTATTATTCGTGATGACAGTTTCACGTCCTATCCTGGATGCATCATCAGGCCGACTGATCTGGTAGCGACAAAAGGTTGGTGACCCGTTTTGGGGTCACTGAATCGTGCAGCATTGAGGGATCTGCCACAAGATCAGTCGGCTTGATGATGCGTCCAAGATAGGACGTGAAACTGTTGCCAGGGATAAACAGTAAATCCAGTTGACTTGATTATATTCAAGGACAATGAAGTGAATGAAATGCATTTCTGGTTAGGGTTGCCGAGTGCATAACTACATGTGTACTgcaattgaaaatttgcaataaacaaaaattctttggaaaaaaagattcccccccccaaattcTTATAATTGGTgccatataaataaataaaaattaaagtaCATGCCAAATCTGGCATGTACTAATTATTCTAATTATTCTTTTTGTCTTTCTGAGCAGCTATTTCAATTGTCATGTCTATAATTATTTTAGTCCTTTAGCTACACAGAACTTGTGTTTTAACTGCATGTGTAAAACTCAAATTACAACTCATCAAACTCCAGAAGGGTGGTTGAGACAAGTTTGCATTCTAAAGAGTAAAAATAACTTCAATATAAGAAAttagtggggttttttttatagtaaaggtttgcggtaacaccatgtttacGGCAAACATTTACTATATCCTACTTCCACTagtatgcaaagtttcaaaccaaACTTAATTTTTGTTCAAGAATTGGATGTAGATTCAGTCTTGGCAAATATAGATATCTTTCAGACCAATATCTCGACATTGGAAAGCTGAATGTTCACAAACTGTCTCCTGACGAAGACAAGAGCAAGctatagtcgaaacgttgagacaaatTAAAGAACTTACTCCGCgatagtgaagttaataatgatcCACTAACAGCTAGAGGAGTAGTATCATCCGATTGTTTACCTTcagcccaggtagtagtttaaaagcaggacagttcttttcagaactgagaagtctcaaaCAATCTATTCCGAatttatagcaagacagttctccaaagaacaaattctacctggcaagtagatacacgtgttaccgcaaaccaaaacgATACCTCACCGAGCTAAGTCTCAAATCCCATGTATTTATATATGGCATGGAGACTCTCGTCGGGTGCTGGTTGGTTATTCCTGGTCACATGTTATAAGGACGCCAGCCCAAATGATACGATTGGTTGCCTGTTTGTATTGTCTTCACTGTTGTGAATAGCTCAACTTTGATTAAAAAGTGACTTTATTGAAACTACCAGAGAGCAGCCTTAATTAAAATTGTGGTGTGGAACaatgacaaattttgttttaaatgtacaaGGGCACTCCTATTGTGAAGATTCATAAAGCATTCATGGCAAGTATTGGTATAATTAAATCACCCAGCAGCTCCTTTCACTTGACGACTTCAAGAGGGAACTTGCTTACATAGACTTACATTAGGTTTGCGCATTATAAAccctgtattattattattattaaaaaaagacgAGGAGCTTACGATTTTCTACAaatctttgaaatgaaattattcTATGATATATGACCAGGCACAACATGAGATTCGTTGGGAAAGGGTGGGCAATGGCGGTGCTCAAATTTAGGAGCTAAAAATAGTGACAAGACCAGATtcaaaaatgagaagaaaaaagacTTGCTTCTTCATCGTGTCCTTCCTGTTCTATATGGTGTCCCTCCAGTGGTCCGCGCATAGGATTGCAACGTCCTTTGCAGCGCAAAGGTCATTGGCTGTGACAGGTGAATGGAGTTGTCGATAACACAGTAGATGGCTCATGGTCTGCTTCTTCCCACATGATGATACGGCAACATTCATTGAGGGTCGGGTTCGGCTTTGCAGCATGTGTTGAGCGTTCCCAGACAGGACATGACAGTGCTGTTGTTCGGACAGTGGATGGGTTTGCTCCCCATTTGGAGTGTGTGAGTTTCCAGACGATGTCGATTCTTCAAGCTCACTTTGGCAAGTGTCAAGCCAAGGTAGATGGAGTTGTCGGAGTGTTGAAaaggcattcataaatacctcaggtGGAGATCGCGTCAAGCGGGGGTGtctaaacggttgataatgaccagctggactctgtttataaccggttagtcttggtgcaagacttCTCTTGTTACGGCCAATGCGGGcactgtcggtgagttggccgtgCACGAACGGATCCGGAAACTGGGCGTCTCAGTcgtaacaatgcaacacacgaaCGTcgtacatacagagctcaagcacgtcggaaacggataagtttcttactttattatgccttttaaccaaaaaggcatttcaGGCTCGGACCTTTATTACACGGCaatgaccctgccggttttaaacggccgttaaagaactcgtcgctacccttttctTCCCTAATTAAAGCACTATGGGgaggacatgtacatgtacatgtatgtatctcACTTGTCATAAAATTACTCAATTGAAGTAAAGTCAATTACTCATAGAATTTAAAGGTAATTCTGTGGTTGGTGCCCGCATTTAGGATTCACCAAACACCACTGGCAGAATTTTCTTTATTTCCGACCACCACACATTTTCAAATATAGTAATGTAAATTTGCAATTTACCTTTAAAGGAAACCCCTTTGAATATATGGCAGTAAACAATGGTATCTAAAGCTATAAATTTTGAACACTTCTTTGGTTTGAGGCTATTTTTACGATCTATGGAAAGCACTATTCCAGTAATAGATAAATCATGGGCAGTCCCCTGGTATACTTATCAGacccaaagtcaacatttgatcacaatttgtttttgttaagatATTACACAG
Above is a genomic segment from Asterias rubens chromosome 5, eAstRub1.3, whole genome shotgun sequence containing:
- the LOC117290052 gene encoding octopamine receptor-like, translating into MFKEWNNMINQKRRKHLRIFENFFFASLAVADLSIALFVLPLSLIVEMSDGKWHFGRMACDFFIFVDVSCCTASILHLCAIGLNRYFSIASPLKNNTKQNNLRVLLMILSVWLLSFIFASPPPFGWPERTDIISDDQCKYDEDK